A single Nicotiana tabacum cultivar K326 chromosome 5, ASM71507v2, whole genome shotgun sequence DNA region contains:
- the LOC142180887 gene encoding uncharacterized protein LOC142180887: MSIDTENSAPTTGDPVERFTDIHPRSPLYLHPSNIPVCILIPQQLTGIENYTAWSNSMKVALYNAFVLSWITNSVSRELGNGLVYSSNAHKVWMDLKERFDKRNLTQVYQLHTEIYTMTQGTSTIFDYFSKLRNVWDEYLSLVPLPGSDKAYANYMEQQKLMQFLMGLNETYAQSCNQILMTVPSPSLNQAYNMLMQDEIQRM, translated from the exons ATGTCGATTGACACTGAAAATTCGGCACCTACAACTGGAGATCCGGTCGAACGATTCACCGACATTCACCCAAGGAGTCCTCTGTATCTACATCCATCTAATATTCCAGTTTGTATCCTAATTCCTCAACAGTTAACTGGCATAGAAAATTATACTGCATGGAGTAATTCTATGAAGGTTGCATT GTACAATGCCTTTGTTCTGTCATGGATCACCAATTCAGTATCAAGGGAACTAGGAAATGGATTGGTGTATTCATCTAATGCTCATAAGGTTTGGATGGACTTGAAAGAGcgttttgataaaagaaatctTACACAAGTTTATCAGTTACATACGGAAATCTACACAATGACACAGGGGACTTCTACTATATTTGACTACTTCTCTAAGTTGCGTAATGTTTGGGATGAATACCTTTCATTAGTTCCACTGCCTGGGAGTGACAAGGCTTATGCAAATTATATGGAACAACAGAAGTTGATGCAATTTTTAATGGGCTTAAATGAGACATATGCACAGTCATGCAATCAGATTTTGATGACAGTTCCAAGTCCATCACTGAACCAAGCCTACAATATGCTCATGCAAGATGAAATCCAACGAATGTAG
- the LOC107794247 gene encoding zinc finger CCCH domain-containing protein 30-like produces MTMNNLTVETVDTFASLLELAANNDIEAFTRWIERDLSSIHEVGQWYGRQKGSKQMVLEHRTALMIAATYGSIDVLKLILSVPDVDVNRSCGHDKSTALHCAASGGSLNAAEAVKLLLGAGADPKSKDVNGRCPIDVIVVSPNFLSVKSSLENLLKTDGIRDCELRVPIATSNSNSPPHSPSRGNRSPSSASDSNSSPKSAKSNDTPVYSIPEKKEYPIDPSLPDIKNNIYSTDEFRMFSFKIRPCSRAYSHDWTECPFVHPGENARRRDPRKYHYSCVPCPEFRKGACQRGDMCEYAHGVFECWLHPAQYRTRLCKDGTDCNRRVCFFAHTQEELRPLYVSTGSAVPSPRGSTAANAMDFAAAMGLIPGSPSSVSVMSPSPFSPPMSPSANGISSMGWPQQNVPALHLPGSFLHSSRLRSSLNARDIPAADLNAYPDFDVQRQLLNEFSCLSQRNMSSNSFNCSPRQMSHARANLEDLFSAESSSPRYSDQALAQAGFSPTHKSAVCSQLQQQQSLLSPINTNFSPRNVDNPLLQASFGVPSSGRMSPRAMEPISPRSPRVSILAQHDKQHQFRSFSSRDLGSNVSAIVGSPADTWGTAMGKPDWAVNTGEFGRLRRSSSFELANNGEDPDISWVQSLVKESPPEMMKDKCVPHVSGPTGAVADLGEGPTSSSQIDQSDQLSAWMEQMKLDQ; encoded by the coding sequence ATGACCATGAATAATCTGACTGTTGAAACTGTAGATACATTTGCTAGCTTGCTTGAACTTGCTGCCAATAATGACATTGAGGCTTTCACGAGATGGATTGAGCGTGACTTATCCAGTATTCATGAGGTTGGACAGTGGTATGGGCGCCAAAAGGGTTCGAAGCAAATGGTTCTTGAGCATAGAACTGCATTGATGATTGCTGCTACGTATGGTAGTATTGATGTTCTAAAGCTGATTCTGTCTGTGCCTGATGTTGATGTTAATCGTTCTTGTGGACATGATAAGAGCACTGCCCTTCACTGTGCCGCGTCTGGTGGATCTCTGAATGCTGCAGAAGCCGTCAAACTTCTCTTGGGAGCCGGTGCTGACCCAAAGTCTAAAGATGTCAATGGCCGTTGCCCTATTGATGTAATAGTTGTATCTCCTAACTTTCTTTCGGTTAAATCAAGCCTAGAAAACCTTCTGAAGACTGATGGTATCAGGGACTGCGAGCTTAGGGTGCCAATAGCCACTTCAAACTCAAATTCCCCTCCGCATTCGCCTTCTCGTGGAAATAGATCACCATCTTCTGCTTCAGACTCAAATTCTTCCCCAAAGAGTGCAAAGTCCAATGACACCCCTGTGTATTCTATaccagaaaagaaagaatacccTATTGACCCCTCCTTGCCTGACATAAAAAACAACATCTACTCTACAGATGAATTCAGGATGTTCTCATTTAAGATCAGACCTTGTTCTCGTGCTTACTCGCATGATTGGACTGAATGTCCATTTGTCCATCCAGGCGAAAATGCTCGAAGAAGGGATCCTAGAAAGTACCACTACAGCTGTGTACCTTGCCCTGAGTTTCGCAAGGGAGCTTGCCAACGTGGGGACATGTGTGAATACGCTCATGGAGTTTTTGAGTGTTGGCTGCACCCTGCTCAATATCGAACTCGCCTTTGCAAAGACGGTACAGATTGTAACAGAAGAGTTTGCTTCTTTGCTCACACGCAAGAGGAACTACGACCGCTTTATGTCTCTACTGGTTCTGCTGTTCCCTCACCTCGAGGGAGTACTGCTGCCAATGCTATGGATTTTGCTGCAGCCATGGGCCTCATACCTGGTTCTCCTTCCTCGGTCTCTGTCATGTCACCATCACCTTTCTCACCTCCAATGTCTCCCTCTGCTAATGGCATTTCAAGCATGGGTTGGCCCCAGCAAAATGTCCCTGCCTTGCACCTTCCTGGAAGCTTTCTCCATTCCAGTCGCTTGCGGTCATCGCTCAATGCTAGAGATATACCTGCTGCAGACCTGAATGCTTATCCAGATTTTGATGTGCAACGGCAGCTCCTAAATGAGTTTTCTTGCCTATCCCAGCGCAACATGAGTTCTAATTCTTTTAACTGTTCACCTCGTCAGATGAGCCATGCCCGAGCAAATCTTGAGGACTTATTTTCTGCAGAGAGCTCATCTCCTAGATACTCTGATCAAGCATTAGCTCAAGCTGGTTTTTCCCCTACTCACAAGTCAGCAGTTTGCAGTCAATTGCAGCAGCAGCAGAGCCTGTTATCTCCGATTAATACGAATTTCTCACCAAGAAATGTTGATAATCCTCTATTGCAGGCCTCATTTGGAGTTCCCTCATCGGGGAGAATGTCTCCCCGAGCAATGGAGCCAATCTCACCAAGAAGTCCCCGTGTCTCAATACTTGCTCAACATGACAAGCAGCACCAATTTAGAAGTTTCAGCTCTCGTGATCTTGGCTCCAATGTTTCTGCTATTGTTGGGTCGCCGGCAGATACATGGGGTACAGCTATGGGAAAGCCAGACTGGGCTGTCAATACTGGAGAGTTCGGTAGGCTAAGGCGATCATCATCATTTGAGCTTGCTAACAATGGAGAAGACCCGGATATTTCATGGGTTCAATCTCTTGTCAAGGAATCACCACCAGAGATGATGAAGGATAAATGTGTTCCTCATGTCTCTGGACCGACAGGTGCTGTTGCAGATCTTGGTGAAGGCCCTACGTCAAGCTCCCAGATCGATCAATCTGATCAACTGAGTGCATGGATGGAGCAAATGAAGCTTGATCAGTGA
- the LOC142180886 gene encoding uncharacterized protein LOC142180886 produces MPMPTFTPEQYQQILQLINKPVPSHEAVANMASIFNYSNVSLFGGTESIPWVVDTWATNHMISSLNMLLNPELITPNASKVHLSNGHVTSITHDLYTGKVKGISKEKDGLYLLQPTKKLSPVKAFVSNTSVSLWLLNIVSLLPNLINFQCGTRDLLMRMKSDVIVLLRNIFTLIKTQFFASIKTIRSDNGLEFFNSQYTALFTSFGVVHQSSCVHTPQQNGVDERKHKHLLEMARALMFQAYAPLKFWGEFLSGKSPYEAFHGTPPSVQHLKVFGCLCYATKSNFTDKFSSKVIPDVFMGYSDTQKGYKLYNIVIGSFFISRDVSFRESVFPLDFPVPQPPEESITDFLPSLDSPVLHSPISQPASPDLSSTSSSHSSPLLSIVGHSTGWMSTMPSFRETCLRKFTCPCHMHLVAMGRIRFAGSSNHYGLKQASRHWNLKLTTALINSSFTQSKVDYSLFTKRQDTHIVIILVYVDDLLITGSDIKLIQEAKHILNNNFKVKDLDELKYFLGIEFFTSSKGIHMN; encoded by the exons ATGCCAATGCCTACTTTCACTCCTGAACAGTATCAACAGATTCTACAGCTGATTAACAAGCCAGTACCCTCACATGAAGCAGTTGCAAATATGGCAAGTATATTTAATTACTCTAATGTTAGTTTATTTGGAGGCACTGAATCCATTCCATGGGTGGTTGACACATGGGCAACAAATCATATGATTTCTAGCTTGAATATGTTGCTAAATCCTGAACTAATTACACCTAATGCCAGCAAAGTTCACTTATCAAATGGTCATGTGACCTCTATTACACAT GACCTTTACACTGGCAAGGTAAAGGGGATTAGTAAGGAGAAGGATGGTCTATACTTACTTCAACCTACCAAGAAGCTATCACCTGTCAAAGCATTTGTTTCCAATACTTCAGTTTCCCTGTGGCTTCTCAACATTGTTTCTCTTCTGCCCAATCTAATCAATTTTCAGTGTGGCACCAGAGATTTG TTGATGAGAATGAAAAGTGATGTCATTGTTTTACTCAGAAATATCTTTACCTTGATTAAAACTCAATTTTTTGCTTCTATCAAGACCATAAGATCAGACAATGGACTTGAATTTTTTAATTCTCAATATACCGCACTTTTTACATCTTTTGGAGTGGTACATCAAAGTTCATGTGTTCATACCCCTCAACAGAATGGGGTAGATGAGAGAAAACACAAGCACTTGCTTGAGATGGCAAGGGCACTCATGTTTCAAGCTTATGCACCTTTAAAATTTTGGGGTGAAT TTCTTTCTGGCAAGTCTCCTTATGAGGCTTTTCATGGTACACCTCCTTCAGTTCAACATCTCAAAGTGTTTGGTTGTTTATGTTATGCAACCAAATCCAACTTTACTGACAAATTCTCTTCTAAAGTGATCCCAGATGTGTTTATGGGATATTCAGACACTCAAAAAGGATACAAATTGTACAATATTGTCATTGGCTCCTTCTTTATTAGTAGAGATGTATCTTTTAGAGAGTCAGTCTTCCCTTTAGATTTCCCAG TTCCTCAACCTCCTGAGGAAAGCATCACTGATTTCTTACCATCTCTTGACTCACCTGTTCTTCATTCACCTATCTCTCAACCTGCATCTCCTGACCTATCATCTACCTCTAGTTCTCACTCATCTCCT TTGCTTAGCATAGTTGGCCACTCTACCGGATGGATGTCTACAATGCCTTCCTTCAGGGAGACTTGTTTGAGGAAGTTTACATGTCCTTGCCACATGCATTTGGTAGCCATGGGGAGAATAAGGTTTGCAGGCTCCTCTAATCACTATGGCCTCAAACAAGCAAGTAGGCATTGGAACTTGAAGCTTACCACTGCTCTTATCAACTCAAGTTTTACTCAAAGCAAGGTGGATTATTCCCTGTTTACTAAAAGGCAAGATACACACATTGTTATAATAttagtgtatgttgatgatttgcttATTACTGGTAGTGACATCAAGCTGATACAAGAGGCCAAGCACATCCTTAATAACAACTTCAAAGTGAAAGACTTGGATGAGTTAAAGTATTTCTTAGGGATAGAATTTTTCACATCATCCAAAGGCATACACATGAACTAG